AAGTGCCATAACGATAAGGCTCCGGCCAAGCTGGCGGCTACAGCCAAGGACTTCGATTTCGCCAAGCTGAAAGAGAAAGGGGCCCACGCTGCGGCGATCAAGACCGAGGCGGCCAAGTAACAACGGTACCCCGTCTTGTTAAAAGAATGTCCAGCGAGCGCCTCCACGAGGGGGCGCTTTGCTGTTTGGCCGACATCGGCTAGGACCCCATGTGGCTGGAAGGCAACTGGGATACCGAATGACTCGATTAGTTTCAATCGGGGTGAGAGGATTTGAACCTCCGACTCCATGCTCCCAAAGCATGTGCGCTACCAGACTGCGCCACACCCCGAAACCGTTGTCCATGATACCGTATCGGCCGGGAGGTGTCAAGCCGTGACCGCAACCCCAGTACACAGGACATCCGTGACCCGTGTGTGGTGGACATCCCCGCCCACCACGCGCCAACGCGGCAGAATTCGTGCGTGGTGGACGTCCTCGTCCGCCACGGCCCAACGAAAAAGAAACTGCCCGGAATGCTATGCAGACCGTTGTCCTTTGGCCGTTCCGCATTAGATTCCCATTATGATTCGACAAAACCTGCTCGGCAACACCGTCAGTCAAATGGAAAAGATTTTCCAGCAGATGGGCGAACGCCCGTACCGGGGCAGGCAGCTCTTCAAGTGGCTGTACAATAACCGGCAGTATGACTTTCAGTCGATGACCGACCTCTCCAAAGAGGTGCGTACTCGTTTGCTGGACAACTACGAATTCCGATTACCGAGCCTACAGATGAAATCGGAATCGAAAGACGGCACGGTCAAATTCCTGTTTCGTCTCGACGACGGTCTGCCGGTCGAAACGGTGCTGATCCCCGATGAAGATCGGCAGACGTTGTGTGTTTCGTCCCAGTCCGGCTGCGCCCTGGCCTGCCGGTTCTGCGCTACCGGCACCATGGGGCTGAAACGAAATCTCTCGGTGGGCGAAATCGTTGGGCAGTTGTTGCACGTGCGCGAGTCTTACGGGGCCGACGCTTATTCCAATGTCGTCTTCATGGGTATGGGGGAGCCTTTCAACAACTACAATAACCTGGTCGAGGCGCTGCGGATAATGACCTCGTCTCTGGGGCTCGGCATCGCCGCCCGGAAAATCACGGTCTCGACTTCCGGTATCACTCCGCTCATCCGCAGGTATGCCGACTCGAAATTGAAGGCGAACCTGGCGCTGTCTCTTCACGCCGCGTTCCAGGAGAAGCGCGAGGCTATCATGCCGGTCGCCCGCACCTACAGGCTCGACAAGTTAATGGACGCGATCAGGTACTACACGCAGCAGACCGGTCGGCGCGTGACTTTTGAATACATCCTCTTCGAAGGCTTCAATGACACCATGGAGGATGTTCTCAGTTTGACCCGGCTGGTGCAGGGGATACCGTGTAAGATTAATGTCCTGGCCTATAACCCGGTGCCGGGTCTTGATTTCACGCGGCCATCGGACGAGCAGGTTGACTGGTTTGCCAGAATGCTGTATCCTCGGACACCGGCTGTGACTGTGCGCAAGAGCCGGGGGCAGGATATCGCCGCGGCCTGCGGGCAACTTGCAGCTCAGATGATTCAATAGGAGCCTCAGATGCAGTTCAAAATGTCGGGCCTTGTTTTCGTTCTGGTCATTCTCAGTACGGCCATCAACGCGTCGGCAGAAGATCCGGAGGTGATAGTCGGCGAGATCGGCTTCCCCAAGCGGGTCTGGGGAACGGGGACACTGGAGTTCGATGTCACCAATAGGACCGATTGGCTGAAATTCCTGGTGGTTGAGACCGATGTCACTTTCGAAGGCTCCTATGTCAACCCGCACCGCGTCACGCGCACGCCATTCGTACTGGAGCCGTCGGCCAAGACCAGGTTCGAACCAAGAATCGTGATCCCGTCCAACTATGGATTAATGAAGCTCTGGGTGCGTCTGTATGACGTAGTCGACACACTGGATGTTCTCGCTGCCGGCACGAAGCTATTCGAGCAGCCGTTCAACATCCGTTTTCATGTGCCCGAGGCGGTCATCCCCTATTTCCAGGAGCGAATCACTCTCCCGCCCCTGGTGGGCCACTACGGCCTGTTTGACAACGAATTCACGCGTCTGCTGCTGGTCCTGGCGAACGAGGGGAAGACTGTGCCGCAGATCGCCGCTATGTGCGAAACCGACACCGCCTTTGTGGCCGAGTGTGTTCTCGGCCTGGCGGCGGCGCGATTTGTTTCACGTTCCGGTGACAGCTTGAAAGTGCTGACACCGGTGATTACCAAGGCGGAGGCGGTCGAGGGGCGGGAACTGGCGGACAGGATCGCCGACCGCCTGGCGCGCAAGCTTGCGGAAAACCTTGGCCGCCGCCGACCGTTTCTCGATTCGCTTATAAGCGCCGGCGTAGCCAGCGGGGACAGCACCGGGTTCAATACCGGCGCACGAGTCTTGTTCCAGCCGCATCCTCTGGTCGGAGGAATGCTCCTCTGGCAGGTGCTGGGGCAGAAGTTCATTACCGGCAGCCGCAGCCTCGAAATCTTCTACGGCACCGACTTCTGCAACCCCAGAATCGGACCTTTTATGTATCTCGTGCTGGGCGGCGACTACTTCAATGGCCATCATTTCTACTGGGCACAGGCCAAAGCGAGCGGCTATGAATCCCGTTTCGGTGACAGCATCCCGCCGATCACCTGCTGGCCGGGGTATGAGAAGAAACTGACGCTCTATGAAAACACCGACTGGAGCTTCGGCCAGGGACTGGATGCGAGAGAAACCTTTTTGTACGACACCGCCATGGTGATCCCCATGATGCGCATGTTGGACCAGGACACCGAGTCGATTCTCAGCGACGCCCTAGAGGAGCTTCGGCATTTGAATAAGAAATGTCGCGAGGGCGACCTCAGCGTAGCGGTTCGATACTGGTTCTGGAATCTCGTGGCATCAGGGACTCTGGACCGCCTCGTGAAGAATGGCGTTGCTTACCGCGTCAGGAGGGGCCAATACCAGTATCAGGAAATACGGCTGTGATGCGAGTCTGCCGCCATGCCTCGCTTCTGGTCTTCCTGCTGATGGGATGCGGCAAAGACGAGCTGCCGTCGCGGGAGCAGATCCCGATCCTGCACGAGCGGCTGTTCGTTCTTGAGAGGGGACTTCGCGACCACAACCGCGCGGCGATCGACTCGCTGCTCTCGGTGGACATTCTCGATCACAAGCAGGACTCCGATTCCCTGCTGCGCTATGTGTACCGGCCGGACCATTCATTCGCCTTTCAGAAACTCGGCGACTACACGATCTTCTTCAATCGCGACCTGGCGGTGATCGACTGCTTCATCATGGACAGCACGTCGGGTCATGACCGCCCGCTACGACTCACCTATCGCCTCGACGATGACAGGTGGCTCGTCACTCAATTCGCTGAGGGTCATCCCGACTCAACCGGCTTGCTGTAGGGTGGCGTCTAGCCTGGCATCGAAGTCGCCGACAGTATAAGCCGTCGGGCAGGGTCGCCCGACGGCACGTAGATGATTATCGCGAGATCCCACCCGTTGGGTGGGGTACCGAAGAGGCCCTTGCGTGAGGTTTTTCGAAATCCAACTTCGATGAGTGGGGCCCCCGCGAAACTCCGCACAAAAAAAGCGCCCGCGAAATTTGCGGGCGCTTGCATCCACAAAGAGAGTCACATGCGTGATTTATAGTTCGGCCTTCTTCTTCCCCTCTGAGATCAGCTTCGAGTACTCTCCCGGCTGCGTCAAAATCTCGCGGGCTTTCAAAAGCGCCTTGTCCGACTTGAATAGGATGTTTTCGTAAACTCCGCGCTCGCCGAACACCGACGAAACAATTTCTCGCTTGATCGCCCGGCGGATATACTCCTCGGAGCGGTCGAAATCGACTTCCTTCTCCGACGCCACCACGGCGTCCATCTCTTTGAGCGTGGTCTCGAATTCCGGCTCTTTGTTCTCTTCCGTAATCGTCGTTTTCAAATCTTCGACGGCAATCTGGAGCGCAGACTTATAGGTGAATTCCTTGTCTTTGATATACTGACGGAATTCCCGGAGGACTCCGTCGGAGACCTCGAAGTCAGGCTTGATGTCGGGATGTGCGGCGACGTACTCGATCGCGAAGTTGAAGAACATCGAGCGCCGTTCGAGGTTTATCTCAATCGGTTTCCAAAGCTCACGATCGACGCTCACGTCGGGAGAGATCCCACCACCGCCGTACACCACCCGTCCTCCGTTGGTGTAGTAAACCCCTTTGTCGGCAACGACCAGCGAGTCGCCTGCTTCTTCATCGTCCGCCTTGTCATCGGCAGGATGTTTGGCCTGGCGATCAGGTTTCTGGATGCACCTTCCCGACGGCACATAGTACTTAGCGGTGGTGAGCTTGAGGGACTCACTGCCGTCGGAAGAGATCGGAAAGATCTGCTGTACCAGTCCCTTGCCGTATGTGGTGCTGCCCACTACCAGGCCGCGGTCCCAGTCCTGGATTGCGCCGGCCACAATTTCCGAGGCCGATGCGGTGCCTTCGTCGACAAGGACGATAAGGGGTTTGTCCTCGGGGAACAGCGGCGGACGTTCGGCTCGGTAATGGCGCTCGCCCATTCCGTCGCGGCCCTTGGTGTATACGATCTCGCGTCCTTCGTTCAGGAACAACTCGGCCACTTCCTTGGCCTGGTCGAGCAGGCCGCCGCCGTTGGAGCGCAGATCAAATACAACCGATTCCACGTTTTGTTCGTTGAGCGACGTCACCGCCTCGCGAAGCTCACGGCTGGTTTCTTCGGCAAAACGGGAGAGCCTGATATATCCCACCTTCGTGCCCGGCAGGACCCCGAAGTAGTTGACCGACCTGAGCTCGATTACGGCGCGCTCAACTTCGAATTCAAGGGTCTCGTTGATACCGGTTCTCTTGATTTTCAGCACGACTGATGTGCCCGCCGTGCCGCGCATCAGGCCGACCGCCTCGGTACTCTTCATGCCCTGG
This window of the Candidatus Zixiibacteriota bacterium genome carries:
- the rlmN gene encoding 23S rRNA (adenine(2503)-C(2))-methyltransferase RlmN — protein: MIRQNLLGNTVSQMEKIFQQMGERPYRGRQLFKWLYNNRQYDFQSMTDLSKEVRTRLLDNYEFRLPSLQMKSESKDGTVKFLFRLDDGLPVETVLIPDEDRQTLCVSSQSGCALACRFCATGTMGLKRNLSVGEIVGQLLHVRESYGADAYSNVVFMGMGEPFNNYNNLVEALRIMTSSLGLGIAARKITVSTSGITPLIRRYADSKLKANLALSLHAAFQEKREAIMPVARTYRLDKLMDAIRYYTQQTGRRVTFEYILFEGFNDTMEDVLSLTRLVQGIPCKINVLAYNPVPGLDFTRPSDEQVDWFARMLYPRTPAVTVRKSRGQDIAAACGQLAAQMIQ
- a CDS encoding S41 family peptidase; the encoded protein is MYRFTVQLFGITVFALALIWFADPGDASQASPSRLEPVLWADTVQIQLDKEHPVVEVAPSQDRDSFLRSVKKLTQTAFSIRNHYMEDVDMDKIIKAGVEGMLADLDRYSVLMEAEAYDALMESTHGKYEGLGMQIDERDGRIMIISPIEGTPAYRKGLRAGDVIVEIDGHDTQGMKSTEAVGLMRGTAGTSVVLKIKRTGINETLEFEVERAVIELRSVNYFGVLPGTKVGYIRLSRFAEETSRELREAVTSLNEQNVESVVFDLRSNGGGLLDQAKEVAELFLNEGREIVYTKGRDGMGERHYRAERPPLFPEDKPLIVLVDEGTASASEIVAGAIQDWDRGLVVGSTTYGKGLVQQIFPISSDGSESLKLTTAKYYVPSGRCIQKPDRQAKHPADDKADDEEAGDSLVVADKGVYYTNGGRVVYGGGGISPDVSVDRELWKPIEINLERRSMFFNFAIEYVAAHPDIKPDFEVSDGVLREFRQYIKDKEFTYKSALQIAVEDLKTTITEENKEPEFETTLKEMDAVVASEKEVDFDRSEEYIRRAIKREIVSSVFGERGVYENILFKSDKALLKAREILTQPGEYSKLISEGKKKAEL